The Beijerinckiaceae bacterium genome has a window encoding:
- a CDS encoding serine/threonine protein phosphatase: MAHKSIETKHYEERTSFFEDLARLGAVSRRGFMHVAGVSAGIAAAKGLITPQSFQLVEVAQAAETGTPAFTFAYVSDTHLYTRNVNDRFIRSALQAVADVNALDPQPDFVLFGGDLAQLGRRDELDLGAEILKEIKAPVKMMVGEHDWFLDMGEHWRTLFGPPQYSFDHKGIHFVTLMSVQEKDFWTQRGMTPAERMQTVAGLDNGVQSRFEVGAEGRQWLQNDLAPLDKKTPIVIFSHSPLYKYYRNWNFWTDDADEVQAILSKFDTVTVIHGHTHQMLLNHIGNINFYGLLSTAWPWPYAPEGLPKLTVQMNRADPFNAFDGCGNGHFDVLTAGMVDKVHNLWNRNPVTVRARYLSSNGAQDRPPAATLTSY; the protein is encoded by the coding sequence ATGGCGCATAAGAGCATCGAGACCAAACATTATGAGGAACGCACCTCCTTCTTTGAGGATCTCGCACGCCTGGGCGCTGTTTCACGGCGCGGCTTCATGCATGTCGCCGGCGTTTCAGCCGGAATCGCCGCCGCCAAAGGGCTGATCACGCCGCAAAGCTTTCAACTGGTCGAGGTTGCGCAAGCCGCCGAAACAGGAACGCCGGCCTTCACCTTTGCCTATGTCTCCGACACCCATCTTTACACGCGCAATGTGAACGACCGTTTCATCAGATCCGCATTGCAGGCGGTTGCCGATGTCAACGCGCTCGACCCGCAGCCGGATTTTGTTTTGTTCGGGGGTGATTTAGCCCAGCTCGGGCGCAGGGACGAACTTGATCTCGGCGCCGAGATTTTGAAGGAAATTAAGGCGCCGGTAAAAATGATGGTCGGCGAACATGACTGGTTTCTCGACATGGGTGAGCATTGGCGAACCTTGTTCGGTCCCCCGCAATATTCGTTCGACCATAAGGGCATTCATTTCGTGACGCTGATGAGCGTTCAGGAAAAAGATTTCTGGACCCAGCGTGGCATGACGCCCGCCGAGCGGATGCAGACGGTGGCCGGCCTCGACAACGGTGTTCAATCTCGCTTCGAAGTCGGAGCGGAAGGGCGCCAGTGGCTGCAGAACGATCTGGCCCCGCTCGACAAGAAAACACCGATCGTCATTTTTTCGCATTCACCGCTTTACAAATATTATCGCAACTGGAATTTCTGGACAGACGACGCCGACGAAGTTCAGGCCATTCTCTCTAAGTTCGATACGGTGACCGTCATTCACGGCCACACCCATCAGATGCTGCTCAACCACATTGGAAACATCAATTTCTATGGACTGTTGTCAACCGCATGGCCATGGCCCTATGCGCCCGAAGGTCTGCCCAAACTCACAGTTCAAATGAACCGGGCCGACCCCTTCAATGCATTCGACGGATGCGGCAACGGTCATTTCGATGTCCTGACCGCCGGCATGGTCGACAAGGTCCATAATCTCTGGAACCGCAATCCGGTCACCGTGCGGGCACGGTATTTATCGTCGAACGGCGCGCAGGATCGCCCGCCGGCGGCGACGCTGACCAGTTACTGA
- a CDS encoding ribosome biogenesis GTPase Der, protein MFTIAIIGRPNVGKSTLFNRLAGKKLALVDDRPGVTRDRREGDAKLGDLSFKIIDTAGLEEGDSASLPGRMRAQTEAALELADAIFFVFDSRTGLTPADRFFANLVRRAGKPLILIANKAEGRVGASGALEGYDLGLGVPVPLSAEHGDGLADLYVAVREALPDATELPAEAEEGSARLRLGDDEDGSELDVTKPLRIAIIGRPNAGKSTLLNRILGQDRLLTGPEPGLTRDTIGIDFEWHNRHIKMFDTAGLRKRARVEDGLEKLAGADALRAAKFAEVVVLLLDATIPFEKQDLTLADLAEREGRALVIGVNKWDLIEAKGSKLSELREEAARLLPQVKGAPVMPVSGATGEGIEKLMEAIFRVHEVWNKRISTGRLNRWLEGALEQTPPPAVAGRRIKIRYITQLRARPPYFILFGNQLEALPASYERFLVNGLRQAFDLPGVPIRISKKTSDNPYAGKRSRQR, encoded by the coding sequence ATGTTCACCATCGCGATCATCGGCCGCCCGAACGTCGGCAAATCGACCCTGTTCAATCGGCTCGCGGGCAAAAAGCTCGCGCTTGTGGACGATCGTCCCGGGGTAACAAGGGACCGGCGCGAGGGCGATGCCAAGCTCGGCGATCTCTCCTTCAAGATCATCGATACGGCTGGGCTGGAGGAGGGCGATAGCGCGTCCCTGCCGGGCCGGATGCGGGCGCAAACGGAAGCCGCTCTAGAGCTCGCCGATGCGATTTTTTTCGTTTTCGATTCGCGCACCGGTTTGACGCCGGCCGATCGTTTCTTCGCAAATCTGGTGCGGCGCGCCGGGAAGCCCCTAATTCTGATCGCCAACAAGGCCGAGGGTCGGGTCGGCGCCTCGGGCGCGCTGGAAGGGTATGATCTGGGGCTTGGGGTCCCGGTGCCCCTTTCGGCCGAGCATGGCGATGGCCTGGCGGATCTTTATGTCGCTGTGCGTGAAGCGCTTCCAGACGCAACCGAATTGCCGGCGGAAGCGGAGGAGGGTAGCGCCCGCCTGCGGCTGGGCGACGACGAGGATGGCTCCGAACTCGATGTCACGAAACCGCTGCGGATCGCGATCATCGGCCGTCCCAATGCCGGCAAATCGACCCTGCTCAATCGAATTCTCGGCCAGGACCGGCTGCTGACCGGACCCGAGCCGGGATTGACCCGCGATACGATCGGCATTGATTTCGAGTGGCACAATCGACACATCAAAATGTTCGATACGGCGGGATTGCGCAAACGCGCGCGGGTGGAGGACGGCCTTGAAAAGCTGGCGGGCGCCGACGCCTTGCGCGCGGCCAAGTTTGCCGAGGTTGTCGTGCTGCTCCTCGATGCAACGATTCCCTTCGAAAAACAGGATTTGACCCTCGCCGATCTGGCCGAGCGCGAGGGGAGGGCGCTTGTTATCGGCGTCAACAAATGGGATTTGATCGAGGCCAAGGGGAGCAAGCTTTCCGAGCTCCGCGAGGAGGCCGCCAGATTATTGCCGCAGGTCAAGGGTGCTCCGGTCATGCCGGTTTCGGGAGCGACGGGCGAGGGGATCGAAAAATTAATGGAGGCGATTTTCCGCGTCCATGAGGTCTGGAACAAACGGATTTCCACCGGCCGACTCAACCGTTGGCTCGAAGGGGCGCTTGAACAAACGCCGCCGCCGGCGGTGGCCGGCCGACGCATTAAAATTCGCTACATCACCCAACTCCGCGCGCGACCGCCCTATTTCATTCTCTTCGGCAATCAGTTGGAGGCTCTGCCCGCGAGCTATGAACGATTTCTGGTCAACGGCCTCCGGCAGGCCTTCGATCTGCCGGGCGTACCCATTCGCATTTCAAAAAAGACCAGCGACAATCCCTATGCGGGGAAGCGATCCCGGCAAAGATAG
- a CDS encoding alpha/beta hydrolase has protein sequence MTMNRRTISTALVAGAAASLISTRGMAAAPTRARNVVLVHGLFADGSCWSEVIARLQVAGLNATAVQNPLTTLPEAVASAQRVLDRQDGPTVLVGHSFSGMIVTEAGVHPKVSSLVYVAARAPDAGEDYTALAKTYPTPPASAGIIFDGDEGRLTEVAFLRDFAGDLPEAKAKVLYAVQEPFQKALLTGKTTYAAWRSKPSFYAVSTEDRTINPDLERFMAKRMGAKTIEVKSSHLSLISHPNEITRLILEAAGQPA, from the coding sequence ATGACGATGAACAGGCGTACTATCTCGACCGCGCTCGTTGCAGGCGCCGCCGCTTCGCTGATCTCCACCCGCGGCATGGCTGCCGCCCCGACCAGAGCACGCAACGTCGTCCTCGTGCATGGGCTGTTCGCCGACGGATCATGCTGGTCCGAGGTGATCGCGCGCCTGCAGGTGGCAGGGCTCAACGCCACCGCCGTACAGAACCCTCTGACGACGCTGCCGGAAGCCGTCGCCTCCGCCCAGCGCGTGCTTGATCGGCAGGATGGCCCGACAGTCTTGGTCGGGCATTCCTTCTCTGGCATGATCGTTACGGAGGCAGGCGTGCATCCCAAGGTCTCGTCCCTGGTTTATGTGGCGGCGCGGGCGCCGGACGCGGGCGAGGATTACACCGCTCTGGCCAAGACCTATCCCACGCCGCCGGCATCCGCCGGTATCATCTTCGACGGCGATGAAGGACGCCTCACCGAGGTAGCCTTCCTGCGCGATTTCGCGGGCGACCTGCCGGAAGCGAAGGCGAAGGTTCTCTATGCTGTCCAGGAGCCGTTTCAAAAGGCCCTGCTGACCGGCAAAACAACGTACGCGGCCTGGCGGTCGAAACCGAGCTTCTATGCCGTTTCGACGGAAGATCGCACTATCAATCCGGACCTCGAACGCTTCATGGCCAAGCGCATGGGCGCCAAGACCATCGAAGTGAAATCAAGCCATCTTTCGCTGATCTCCCATCCCAACGAGATCACCCGGCTAATCCTGGAAGCTGCCGGACAACCCGCGTAG
- a CDS encoding oxidoreductase codes for MSEPSALERLDAEFAREVEENQLRLRGSLRTAYDFIVCGSGSSGAVVARRLAENPDVSVLLIEAGGSDSAPEVEMAAAWPLNLGSARDWGFTALPNPHLNGRAIPMSMGKVLGGGSSINVMLWARGHKSDWDYFAAQAGDPAWSYDSVLGIYREIENWQGTPDPARRGQNGLLYITPPIEPHPVATAMLDAAIELGIPVFDDANGSMMEGPGGASYFNLRIRDGRRQSIFRSYTFPLMNQPNLTVLPGTLVTRVIIERGAAIGLECILDGRSHRFLASQEVILSLGAIQTPKVLMQSGVGDAETLASLDIPLVQRLPGVGANFQDHIMVSSCVWEYPAPLPPHGNGGEATIFAKSAPELDSPDIQLLQVQFPVATAELAGRYTIPAGSWGIFPALLRPHSVGRLRLTGAKPEDPIQIDSQILSDPADLTALRRCVELAREVGNAQALQGFVKREVMPTVLDAAAMDNFIRDGVTTIWHQSCTAKMGHDDMSVVDSRLKVYGVDRLRIADASVMPRVPLANTMAPSVIIGEQASRAITRERQL; via the coding sequence ATGAGCGAACCATCGGCTCTTGAGCGTCTTGACGCGGAATTCGCCCGCGAGGTGGAAGAAAACCAGCTTCGACTTCGCGGCTCTTTGCGGACCGCCTACGACTTTATCGTATGCGGATCCGGCTCGTCCGGCGCGGTTGTGGCGCGGCGGCTGGCTGAGAATCCGGACGTCTCGGTGCTGCTGATCGAGGCCGGTGGGAGCGACAGCGCACCCGAGGTGGAAATGGCGGCGGCGTGGCCGCTGAATCTGGGCAGCGCGCGCGACTGGGGTTTCACGGCCTTACCCAATCCGCACCTCAACGGGCGTGCCATCCCGATGAGCATGGGCAAGGTGCTGGGGGGAGGATCGAGCATCAACGTCATGCTCTGGGCTCGCGGCCACAAGAGCGACTGGGATTATTTTGCCGCCCAGGCCGGCGATCCCGCCTGGAGCTATGACTCCGTTCTGGGTATCTACCGCGAGATCGAAAACTGGCAGGGTACGCCCGATCCGGCCCGACGCGGGCAGAATGGTCTCCTTTACATCACGCCTCCGATCGAACCGCACCCCGTCGCAACCGCGATGCTCGACGCCGCCATCGAACTTGGCATCCCTGTCTTCGACGATGCGAACGGCTCCATGATGGAAGGCCCCGGGGGCGCTTCCTACTTCAACCTGCGCATTCGCGACGGCCGGCGACAGTCGATCTTCCGATCCTACACCTTCCCGCTGATGAACCAGCCGAACCTGACGGTACTGCCTGGCACCCTGGTCACGCGCGTGATCATCGAACGGGGAGCGGCGATCGGCCTGGAGTGCATCCTCGACGGTCGGAGCCACCGCTTCCTCGCCTCGCAGGAAGTGATCCTGTCCCTGGGTGCCATCCAGACCCCCAAGGTACTGATGCAGTCCGGCGTTGGCGATGCCGAAACGCTGGCATCCCTGGATATCCCACTGGTCCAACGTCTCCCGGGAGTGGGCGCCAACTTCCAGGACCACATCATGGTCTCAAGCTGCGTCTGGGAATATCCGGCGCCGCTGCCTCCCCATGGCAATGGAGGCGAAGCCACCATCTTCGCGAAGAGCGCGCCGGAGTTGGACAGTCCTGATATCCAGTTGCTTCAGGTCCAGTTTCCCGTCGCAACCGCCGAACTCGCTGGGCGCTACACCATTCCGGCAGGATCCTGGGGGATATTTCCGGCACTGCTACGTCCGCACAGCGTGGGCCGTCTGCGCCTGACTGGTGCCAAACCCGAAGATCCGATCCAGATCGATTCGCAAATCCTTTCCGATCCGGCCGATCTAACCGCATTGCGGCGGTGCGTGGAGCTTGCGCGGGAGGTTGGCAATGCTCAGGCGCTTCAGGGCTTCGTGAAGCGAGAGGTCATGCCGACGGTGCTCGACGCTGCCGCCATGGACAATTTTATCCGCGACGGCGTGACGACCATTTGGCACCAGAGCTGCACTGCCAAGATGGGGCACGACGACATGTCTGTCGTGGATAGCCGCCTCAAGGTCTACGGCGTCGACCGCCTCCGTATCGCCGACGCCTCCGTGATGCCGCGGGTTCCATTAGCTAACACCATGGCCCCTAGCGTCATTATCGGCGAGCAGGCGAGCAGGGCAATCACCCGCGAACGTCAGCTTTGA
- a CDS encoding alpha/beta hydrolase, with the protein MNELITANREGATLETAPTRYVEGSGIRFAYRQLGPSTGTPLVLLQHFSGNIDAWDPAVVNALAVDRPVIAFDNAGVGRSTGQTPDNVAAMARDAVTFIELLGFSKVDLLGYSLGGCVAQLMAVDHGPLVRKLILVGTAPQGGEEHLLAVLKEAFSHTEAPDPRLPLFFTQSAASQAAGKAFLNRVYARKEDRDTDNGSAVTDPQAKALITWCATPDPEHAILRAIKQPALVVSGSHDTMLPAGNAYAMFKAMSNAQLLLYPDSGHGAPFQHHEVFVSHVRTFLDA; encoded by the coding sequence ATGAACGAACTCATTACCGCGAACCGTGAGGGTGCCACGCTGGAAACAGCGCCCACCCGCTACGTTGAGGGCAGCGGCATCCGCTTCGCCTATCGCCAGCTCGGCCCGTCGACCGGAACGCCGCTGGTTCTGCTGCAGCACTTCTCGGGCAACATCGACGCTTGGGACCCCGCCGTCGTGAACGCCCTGGCGGTCGATCGTCCTGTGATCGCCTTCGACAACGCCGGCGTCGGCCGTTCGACCGGCCAAACCCCTGACAATGTTGCGGCAATGGCCCGCGACGCAGTCACCTTCATTGAGCTGCTCGGCTTCTCCAAGGTCGACCTGCTGGGATATTCCCTCGGCGGCTGCGTTGCCCAGCTGATGGCGGTCGACCACGGCCCGCTTGTCCGCAAGCTGATCCTCGTCGGCACCGCGCCGCAGGGCGGTGAAGAGCACCTGCTGGCAGTCCTCAAGGAGGCTTTCTCCCACACCGAAGCGCCGGATCCGCGGCTGCCGCTGTTCTTCACCCAATCGGCCGCCAGCCAGGCCGCCGGCAAGGCGTTCCTGAACCGGGTCTATGCCCGCAAGGAAGACCGGGACACCGATAACGGAAGTGCCGTGACCGATCCGCAGGCCAAGGCCCTAATCACCTGGTGCGCGACGCCTGACCCCGAGCACGCCATCCTGCGCGCTATCAAGCAGCCCGCCCTCGTGGTCAGCGGCAGCCACGACACCATGCTGCCGGCGGGCAACGCCTATGCGATGTTCAAGGCTATGAGCAACGCTCAGCTGCTCCTCTATCCCGACTCCGGCCACGGCGCCCCCTTCCAACACCATGAAGTGTTCGTCAGCCATGTCCGGACCTTCCTCGACGCGTAG
- a CDS encoding MarR family transcriptional regulator, which produces MSRLDDAALPEFCTCLAIRQAARHVSQFYDQHLARSGLRVTQFSILAKLKEEGPLTINRLAEAMVMDRTTLGRNILPLQRDGLIAVARRVGDRRSKELHLTDAGLKRLSEAWTYWANAQAGFDAAFGSRQDSELRTLMRAVTSTELVV; this is translated from the coding sequence ATGTCAAGATTGGATGATGCCGCCTTACCCGAGTTCTGCACCTGCTTGGCGATTCGCCAGGCAGCCCGGCACGTAAGCCAGTTCTACGACCAGCATCTGGCCCGCTCGGGGCTGCGGGTAACGCAGTTCTCGATCCTCGCTAAGCTAAAGGAAGAAGGCCCGTTGACCATCAATCGTCTCGCCGAGGCGATGGTGATGGACAGGACGACCCTTGGCCGGAATATTCTGCCTCTGCAGCGAGATGGCCTCATCGCCGTCGCTCGAAGGGTAGGCGACCGCCGGAGCAAGGAACTTCACCTTACGGACGCCGGGCTAAAGCGCCTTAGCGAGGCGTGGACCTATTGGGCAAACGCCCAGGCTGGGTTCGACGCCGCCTTCGGCAGCCGCCAGGATTCGGAATTGCGAACGCTGATGCGAGCCGTTACGTCAACCGAGCTTGTGGTCTGA
- the guaA gene encoding GMP synthase (glutamine-hydrolyzing) (contains glutamine-hydrolyzing domain and glutamine amidotransferase; GMP-binding domain; functions to produce GMP from XMP in the IMP pathway): MTSHHDKVLIVDFGSQLTQLIARRVREAGVYCEITPFQNAAKAFAELAPKAVILSGGPASVHDQGAPRAVDALFSAGVPVLGICYGQQVMATQLGGTVAAGHKREFGRAEVAVLQPSALFDGVWEKGQRYPVWMSHGDAVTELPPGFSRIAASENAPMAAVADETRGLYGVQFHLEVAHTPDGARLLSNFVHKVAGLRADWTMGAFRREAVAAIRAQVGTGRVLCGLSGGVDSAVAAVLIHEAIGERLTCVFVDHGLLRLGEGQEVVRLFRDHYNIPLVHVEAEALFLGALTGIRDPEEKRKIIGRLFIATFEAEAKKIAADGRGLPEFLGQGTLYPDVIESVSASGGPSVTIKSHHNVGGLPERMKMKLVEPLRELFKDEVRDLGRELGLPENFVNRHPFPGPGLAIRCPGGVTPEKLEILRRADAIYLEEIRKAGLYDKIWQAFAVLLPVQTVGVMGDSRTYEFVCALRAVTSVDGMTADFFPFDMAFLGRAATRIINEVKGINRVVYDVTSKPPGTIEWE; encoded by the coding sequence GTGACCTCGCATCACGACAAGGTTTTGATTGTCGATTTCGGCTCGCAGCTGACGCAACTGATTGCCCGAAGGGTCCGCGAGGCCGGTGTCTATTGCGAAATCACACCTTTCCAGAATGCCGCCAAGGCTTTTGCGGAGCTCGCGCCAAAAGCGGTGATCTTATCCGGCGGCCCGGCCTCCGTGCACGACCAGGGTGCACCCCGCGCCGTCGATGCCCTCTTCAGCGCCGGTGTGCCGGTGCTGGGAATTTGCTATGGCCAGCAAGTGATGGCCACGCAATTGGGCGGCACCGTCGCGGCCGGACACAAACGCGAATTCGGCCGCGCCGAGGTGGCGGTGCTGCAACCAAGCGCGCTGTTTGACGGGGTGTGGGAAAAAGGCCAGCGCTATCCCGTCTGGATGAGCCACGGCGATGCGGTGACCGAATTGCCGCCTGGATTTTCCCGCATTGCGGCTTCTGAAAACGCGCCGATGGCGGCGGTCGCCGATGAGACGCGCGGCCTCTATGGCGTGCAGTTTCATCTCGAAGTCGCGCACACTCCGGACGGCGCGAGGCTGCTTTCGAATTTCGTTCACAAGGTTGCCGGGCTGCGTGCCGACTGGACCATGGGCGCGTTTCGGCGGGAGGCTGTGGCGGCGATCCGCGCGCAAGTCGGCACGGGCCGGGTCTTGTGCGGTCTCTCTGGCGGCGTCGATTCCGCCGTGGCCGCGGTCCTGATCCATGAAGCGATCGGCGAGCGCCTGACCTGCGTCTTCGTCGACCATGGTCTGCTGCGCCTCGGGGAGGGCCAAGAGGTCGTCCGGCTGTTTCGCGATCATTATAATATTCCGCTCGTCCATGTCGAAGCCGAAGCCCTGTTTCTCGGGGCTCTGACGGGGATCAGGGACCCCGAAGAAAAGCGCAAGATTATCGGACGGCTGTTCATTGCGACCTTCGAAGCCGAGGCCAAGAAGATCGCCGCCGATGGGCGTGGACTGCCGGAGTTCTTGGGGCAGGGCACGCTTTATCCGGATGTGATCGAGAGCGTCTCGGCGAGCGGTGGACCTTCGGTCACCATCAAATCGCATCATAATGTCGGCGGCCTTCCCGAGCGGATGAAGATGAAGCTGGTTGAACCGTTGCGGGAATTGTTCAAGGACGAGGTGCGCGACCTCGGCCGGGAATTGGGCTTGCCCGAAAATTTCGTCAACCGGCATCCGTTTCCGGGGCCGGGACTGGCCATTCGCTGCCCCGGTGGGGTGACGCCGGAGAAGCTTGAAATCTTGCGGCGGGCCGATGCCATCTACCTTGAAGAGATTCGAAAGGCCGGCCTCTATGACAAAATATGGCAGGCCTTCGCGGTTTTGTTGCCGGTGCAAACCGTGGGTGTCATGGGCGATAGCCGCACTTATGAATTTGTCTGTGCGCTCCGCGCCGTGACGTCGGTCGATGGTATGACGGCGGATTTCTTTCCTTTCGACATGGCATTTCTCGGCCGCGCCGCGACGCGGATCATCAATGAAGTCAAGGGCATCAATCGCGTTGTTTATGACGTAACTTCAAAGCCTCCGGGCACGATCGAGTGGGAGTGA
- a CDS encoding oxidoreductase has protein sequence MYRAHPTDGIAWVTGASSGIGREVALELARRGYTVAVTARRVDELQALAAQSPNIFAFPGDTTDRAAIAGIVAEIEAAHGPIALAFLNAGVYFVAERDRFSADLIRRTFEINLDGTVNCLDPIIVAMERRGKGQIAITSSLAGYGGIEGSCAYGSTKAALIYMAEALNLTYRQAGLTVQVVNPGFVRSAMTAQNDFFEMPFLMDADRAAKIICDGFERSGFEITFPRRLAYTFKLLCLLPYSLYFPAMRRAGRRARR, from the coding sequence ATGTATCGCGCACATCCGACAGACGGCATTGCCTGGGTTACGGGCGCAAGTTCCGGCATCGGGCGTGAGGTGGCGCTTGAACTTGCCCGGCGCGGTTACACGGTGGCGGTGACGGCCCGCCGGGTGGACGAACTGCAAGCCCTGGCGGCCCAGTCCCCAAATATCTTTGCCTTTCCCGGAGATACGACGGATCGCGCTGCAATCGCTGGGATCGTGGCTGAAATCGAGGCGGCGCACGGACCCATCGCCCTCGCTTTTCTCAACGCGGGCGTTTATTTCGTCGCCGAGCGCGACCGGTTTTCGGCCGATCTCATCCGGCGTACCTTTGAGATCAATCTCGACGGGACCGTCAATTGCCTCGATCCGATCATCGTGGCGATGGAACGGCGTGGTAAAGGCCAGATCGCGATCACCTCCTCCTTGGCCGGCTATGGTGGCATTGAGGGGTCCTGCGCTTATGGTTCGACCAAGGCGGCCCTGATCTACATGGCGGAAGCCTTGAATCTCACCTATCGGCAAGCGGGCCTCACGGTCCAGGTTGTAAATCCCGGCTTTGTCCGCTCGGCCATGACGGCGCAAAATGATTTTTTCGAAATGCCTTTTCTCATGGATGCGGATCGGGCGGCGAAGATTATTTGCGACGGCTTCGAGCGTAGCGGCTTCGAAATCACCTTTCCGCGCCGCCTCGCTTATACGTTCAAGTTGCTTTGCCTGTTACCCTATTCCCTTTATTTCCCAGCTATGCGGCGGGCGGGACGCCGGGCGCGGCGGTAG
- a CDS encoding glycosyltransferase, with protein MTESAAGPGARKAAELSVVAPVYNEARSIEALLKRLVPVLEQCATSFEIIFVDDGSTDPTLQVVRAANQTDGRIRALSLSRNFGKEVAIAAGLDYASGAATIIMDADLQHPPELIESFVAHWRKGYKNVFAQRVDPVYHPIRRLLTQRFYKLFGSVGDIRLPEGAGDFRLLDAQAVAALRVMREHARFSKGLYAWIGFKSIGVPFEVEARAHGVSKFSYRKLTNLALDGLMSFSTIPLKVWSYIGLATSLLALTLASFFLIRTLILGVDVPGYASLIVSITFFAGIQLLSLGIIGEYIGRIFAEVKRRPLYLIEERIGIAPLLPDDPVRPD; from the coding sequence ATGACTGAATCCGCAGCCGGGCCGGGAGCCAGGAAGGCCGCCGAGCTTTCGGTCGTTGCACCGGTCTACAACGAGGCGCGAAGCATTGAAGCTCTGCTGAAGCGGCTCGTGCCGGTCCTTGAGCAATGTGCGACCTCGTTCGAAATCATCTTTGTCGACGATGGCTCCACCGATCCGACGCTGCAAGTCGTTCGCGCCGCTAACCAGACGGACGGGCGAATCCGCGCGCTTTCGCTCAGCCGCAACTTTGGCAAGGAGGTCGCGATCGCGGCCGGCCTGGATTACGCAAGCGGGGCGGCGACCATCATCATGGATGCCGATCTGCAGCATCCGCCCGAACTGATCGAGAGCTTTGTCGCGCACTGGCGCAAAGGATACAAGAATGTCTTCGCCCAGCGCGTCGACCCCGTCTACCATCCGATTCGGCGGCTCTTGACGCAGCGCTTCTACAAGCTGTTCGGCTCGGTCGGCGATATCCGGCTTCCCGAAGGCGCTGGCGATTTTCGCCTCCTCGATGCGCAAGCCGTCGCTGCCCTCCGCGTCATGCGCGAGCACGCGCGGTTCTCGAAAGGACTTTACGCCTGGATTGGTTTCAAATCGATCGGCGTACCTTTCGAGGTCGAGGCACGCGCCCACGGCGTATCCAAATTCAGCTATCGCAAATTGACAAATCTTGCCCTCGACGGGCTGATGTCCTTTTCAACAATTCCTCTTAAAGTTTGGAGCTATATCGGACTGGCCACATCGCTACTGGCGCTGACTCTTGCGAGCTTTTTCTTGATCCGTACCCTCATTTTAGGGGTCGACGTTCCCGGTTATGCCTCGTTGATCGTTTCGATTACATTTTTTGCCGGAATCCAATTGCTGTCGCTGGGTATCATCGGGGAATATATTGGGCGTATCTTTGCCGAAGTGAAGCGGCGGCCGCTCTATTTGATCGAGGAGCGCATCGGGATCGCGCCCCTCCTGCCGGATGATCCGGTTCGTCCTGACTGA